One Stigmatopora argus isolate UIUO_Sarg chromosome 19, RoL_Sarg_1.0, whole genome shotgun sequence genomic window, atcacGCAATGGAATTCCAAGGCAAAACAACCTAGTAGATCCAGTCAAATCATACGGAGGATTACTTACGGTACAAGTTCCAGAGTTTTGCCAACTTACCGAGCCGGCCAAGTCGAGGCGAGCGGAAGAGCCACCAAGAAGAGGACGACAGctgatccccccccccaaaataagcCGACGggcccctcccacattccgagcggtcgtgaggtggagTTTAGAAAAGACGTCACCGTGCTTCGTTTGGGGGGGCGGAGACCTATTTCGGAGCATCTCGTTTGCAGAAGAGCCAGTGATTGGGCCACTCGAATATCCGCTTCCTTTCACGCTTTCATTCGCTTATAGCGCTAAGCTAAATGACTCCAGGAGCATCGCGATAATTGAAAACGAATTGATTCTCTCAGTCACTAGTAGCGCATCTTGCGTGCGTCTTGCCTCTCCATGATGAAAGGCTCCGGAGACCTGACGAAACAAGGGTGGTGATGCGCATGGGCACATGTACGCACGCACGCGCCTCTCCTCACCCATACAGTCACAAAAGAGCTCCCAATGCCATCTGCAAAACTTCACACGCTCAAGGAAGGGCCGGCCTAACGACGGTCAATTTAGGGTCGGAGGTGGGCGGCGCCAATCGGAACCGTCGGAGCTATCGAAGGCGGCGATGATGGCCTTTGGCCTCCTTCCCCGAGGGCTCCTCAGTCCAGTCCATTGCCTGGCGTGCACGCGCGGGCCATATCCCACGGCTTCCGGCTTCAATTACGGAGGAAAGCCGAGACGGAAGAGGCGTTATGCTTCCGGCCGGGCCTCAAAACGAGCCATCGGTCGACGTCGGTTGCCCTTCCGGAGTTGAGCTGATGAAAAAGTCTACACGCATCCGCCAATGCAACCAGATGCCACAATTGAAAGAGATATCGGCCTCGGCGGAGGACGCCGTCTTCCTCTTCTGCAATCTAATTTGGTatgtataaacacacacacacacacacacacaccaagggTTTTGACGCTTTTATTACAGTTGACACATCAcccgacaaaatggcgccagGAGAGATTCAATGATGAATTCAGCCTTTTCAATGTCAGCAGTCGCTAAAATGCATTCCGCCCCAATTTGCCCCTCCAAAAAAGGGTCACGTGACTTTGCGGTTCTCGGGGTCGACGCTTGCCCTCCGTCCGGTCAAACTTCCCGGCGGTCGCCGATGACGGTGGGCGGGGCCTTTTTGATGGAGGTCAAACGTACGTGAGAGGTGCTGTGCTGGTAGCTGGCCCGACGCTCGTGAcgcacgccgccgccgctgtcGCCGCATCGCATTTGGCTGACACAAAGGCACCGCAAAAGCAACGTTAGCGCACCGACACTCCCCGTTGGGGGGGACAAATTGCACGGCCGTGAGTTCGCGTGATTGAAATGACGTGCGAGTGCTCGCGGCTAGCTTatctcttccattttttttttcctcatctacAGGCGGCGGCAACCTGTTGAAGCGGCGTCGGAAGCCGTCGCTGAGCAGGTAGAGCGCCAACGGGTTGACGCAGGACGACGAGAAGCTGAGGACTCGGGCTAGCAGCGTCAGCAACAGGTGGGCTAGCGACAGGTCCGTCCGCTGGTAGCGGAAGGATCGGTACAAGTAGATGAGGTGGTTGGGGAGCCAGCAGGTGGCGAACACCACCACGAAAACCAGCACGATCTTAGCCAGGCGTTTCCTGGCCTCCACCTGCGGAGGTAGCGTCCCGTTAGCCGCCGCCGGCGCTCCAAACCACTCCCCTCCGTCGGACCCGCCCGCTCAAGATGCCGGAAACGCCCTACGTCCCGTTTTCTTGACTTGACCCCAGTTCGTCGGCCGAGAGGACGCCTGCGAGTTTGCGGCGTCACGCGAGAAGCTCGAGGAATATAAAGATGAGCGGCAAAGGTCGGCCGCTGGTGAATATTCCGGGCCTCCACGCCGTCGCCTGGGACGACGCTCACTTTGACCCGCGCGCGGCCCTACGCCGGCATCTTTATGCGCCGACGTTGCCGGCTTCCCGACGACTCGGTACACGAGTCGCGTACGCAAGGTGAGTGGCCGTGCGTTTGTGATGTGTTGCTTAAGTGGTGCTAGTACGACGTGGCCCTCCGGCCTAACCTGTCTCTTGGTGTGCTCGCTGAGCTCGCCCGGCATGTCGCGCGCGCTGCGCATGAGCGTGCGCGCGATGTGGTAGTAGTAGACGGAAATGACGACCAACGGGAAGAGGAAGTAGACCGCGAAGAGCAGTACGGCGTGGACCTTGGGGTGCGTCTGGTCGGACAGAGGGTACGGCACGCAGTTGAGGAATGTCACATTCTCCGAGCCTCTCTGACcctggggagggagggagggagggagggggagatTGTGCGCTCAGAGCAAAAGGATCTTCACCACCCTTCGAGCCGTCGGACCGGCCGACCGCCGGCAAAGAGTCCAGGGTTAGAGTCTAGTTTCCAATGGGAAAAAGGGAGCGCAGAATGGGACGAAAAGCGTGGCTCGCAAATGGCGTCGGACGCCACCTCACCTGCATGGAGACCACCTGGGAGAAGAGGGCCTCGGGGACGGCCAGCGCCACCGACAGCACCCAGATGGCGGCGGCCTTGGCGCACGTCCGCGCCAGCGCGCCAGAGGCCTGGACGTCCATGGGCTTCACGATGGCCTTGTACCTGCCGCGCGCACCAAAACAAAGGCAGAAAGGTTTGCTCTCCGTGCCCTCTGACGCCGCTCTCGACGCCTTAGTGGAGTCGCCATCCCTCGCTAAAAGCGCCGCAACCCTCCAAAGGACCGCTCTTTCTCTGCACGCCGGGTCCATTTGGCCTCTTCCCACTCGGAGGGCATCTGGCATCCGCCTTTGGCCCATTATCGCATTAATGGCTAATTACGGGCGGCTTCCAAGCTCGCCTCCCGGGCCCGGCCGTAGGTCTCCCGCCGATCACGTGACGGGCCACGACTTCGCGAGTGGGCCTTTCCCCCGGGCGAGCGGCGGATTGTCGACGGGCTGCGGAATCCAACCTTTGGATGAGCGCGGCGTGCGGACTTTGATCCCAGCCACCTAGCCCTCCCGCCAGGCGCGAGGAGAAGGGTCGGCGCCGGCACGCGCACGTTTACCTGTCGGCGCTGAGGGCGGTGAGCGTGAAGACGGATACGCCGACGGAGGTGAGCTGCACGGCGGGCAGCAGCTTGCACGCCGCCTCCCCTAGCAGCCAGTCTTGGGAGAAGAAGCGGAAGGCGTCCAGCGGCACGCAGGTGACCAGGAGCAGCAGGTCGCCCGCCGCCAGGCTGCCGATCAAGACGTTGGGGACGCTCCGCACGGCGCCGGAGCTCGCCAAGATCTTCAGCAGCGCGCCGTTGCCCAGCACGCCCACCAGCACGATCAGCGAGTACGACGCCGTCATGACGCCGCGCACCGCCGCGTACGCCGTCCGCTCCTCGGCGACGGCCGGCGAGCGCCCCGGGTCGGACTCCTCGCTGGAGTTGAGGCCGAGCTGCCGCAGGAGCTTTTGGTCCATCCGGAACGGAAGGAGACGGAGAGACGGCGAGAGAAAAGGCCCGTGCGGACGTGGAGATTGGCGCGTGAAAGCGCTTCGTCCGAGTTGGAAGACGCCGCCCCGGGAAGACGCCTTTTATGGCTCCCGTGCACGCGCACGCGTGTGCGctccaaagagagagagagagagaaagcaagCTGCCACTTCTTCAGACAGCTCcttccaccaccaccatcatcatcaggCTTACTCCATCTGCTGCTACTGATCGGAATTGTCGGCTACATCAGCATTTGGAGATGAGCAAAGGTCAGCTCATCGCAGATTTCATTGGGAGCGCAGGCTCatcggatggatggatggatggatggatggaaggatggaTTTGTGACCCCTGCGAACCGCCCGCCGTCCAAATCTCACCGCCGCCCATCTTGGAAGTGACCAAAAGCCGCAGAAGGGACGGATCCGGCGGTCGTGGAGAAGTTCCAAAAATGGCACGGGACTCCTCGGCGAGTCGGCGACACCGTCCGGCGAGCCCCTCGGGGCCTTCGCTCCGGCCGACGGCGCCCTGGTCTTTCCTCCGATCGTCGTGACCGACCCGAGGTTGATTTGGAATTCCAGTAGCGCATTGCGCGCCCATCACACACGCCTGAAGTGCAGAAGCTCAGAGCACCACGAGATGTTCCCGTCTCTCGTCGGGACGGGACGGCTCCGGAGAGCCGCTTGCCCGCCGGGGCTTTTCGGAGGGAGCGGCGCTCCGGTCTTTTTGTCCGTCCACGCCGTCACGTGACCACTCCAAAGGGCCGCGTCGGTGGCGGCGGCTCGCGCAGGAAGCCGCGCGCCGGCTCCGTCAAAGTAAGAGCGGCGCGGGAGCCGCCGCGCCGCCGTGGGAGGCGCTTCGTCGGGGGGCCGCCGGCGGATTGTGAAAGGGTCGGCAGGAAGCGGCCCGGACCACGCGCCCCCATTGACCGTGGCCTCGCCGGCGTCCCCTGACAGCTGTGCCTTTGGGACCGGCGAGTGGAAAAAAGAGGGGGGAATGAACAACACGCCGCCAGGATTACGGTTGGTGTGtggacttgacttttttttgccgCTAAACGTACTTTCGCTCGGTCTTTGTCTGGCGTCGGGGACGCCGGCGGCTTCCTTCCTCAATGCTCTTCCAGAAGTATTTGCAGTGCAGGGTGTGTTGTCATCACTTTctgacttttgttttttcttctcacaATCCTATCCTCACACCCGCGGGTCAACTCGCCgccatcgccgccgccgccgccgatagTATCGCGGCTCGGACGGGCCGAACCGGGATGGGCCGGGCCGGGACCGGACGGGGCTAACGGGCGGGCTCTTGCGAGACGTGGCCCGGGCCCGAAAAggccgttttttttccccgttctcGTTGCCCTCGCGTTTGCGAGCGGCCCGGCCGACCGTTGGAGGTCGTTGGTAGGAGCTTCTTTTTCGCTGACAGAGTCCCGCGGGGATTAGGACGCGGGGAGAGCCGGGCCGGCCTGCCCGCGGGGCCTTTGTTGGCCCCTCTGTGTCTACTGAGCGGGTCCATTGAAGCGGAGATAAAAGGgccaaaaaaatatgcattgacACGGGCTTTGGGGGCAAGCGGGCGGAGGGCGGTCACGTCGCCGGGGGGCGCGCATGCGGGTGGGCGGGCTTGCGCTCGGTGGCTGGGGCGGGCGGGCCCACAAGCGCCCCGGACGAAGAGCGACGGCCAAAACATGTCTTTAAACTACATCAAGAACTTCTACGAGGGATGCGTAAGTGGCGCCGCCGGGGCGGAGCGGCTCTTCAAGTTGGAGCGTTCAAAACAACGGAAGAGCCGTCGGGCCGAGCAGATTGTTTGGGTGCGCGGGTGCGGACGGAGGCTTTTTGCGGCACGCCGACGGGCTTTGGGCCCAGGTCCCGGGGCCTCAGTGCTGACAAAAGAGGCATTGACACGGCCTCCACCTCCATCTGTGCACCTGCCTGACCGCCCGCccgtccgcccgtccgtccggCCAGCCCTCATAATGTGTCGGCGTGTGGCCTGCTCCGCCTGACTCCTAACCCTTTGTCTGTGTCTGTGCATGCGCGCTCTCTTCAGCTCAGGCCTCCGACTGTCATCGGCCAATTCCACACCTTGTTCTTTGGCTCGGTGCGGATGTTCTTCCTGGGAGTTCTGGGCTTCGCCGTGTACGGAAATGAAGCGCTGCACTTCAGCTGCGACCCCGATCGCAGAGAGCTCAACCTGTTCTGCTACAACCAGTTCCGACCCATAACCCCTCAGGTAGTCGTCACCGCCATggtctccgccgccgccgccgccgccgcctccgcctcaCGCCACCGCCACCCCGCCACCGACCCTCGGACCGGCCCCGCTCCAAAATCATCCCCAGGTGCGCTTTCAGGTGTTCTGGGCACTACAGTTGGTGACGGTGCTGGTCCCGGGGGCCGTCTTTCACCTCTACGCCGCCTGCAAGAACATCGACCAGGAGGAGATCCTGGAGCGACCCATCTATACCGTCTTCTACATCATCTCCGTTCTCTTGCGCATCATTTTGGAAGTCATCGCCTTCTGGCTGCAGAGTCATCTCTTTGGCTTCCAGGTCTGATCCTTTTCCAACTTGGGCCTCACTTGGGCCCCGGCTCGCTCGCCGTCTAGCTCCCGGACCCCGTCGAGGCCAGACGGCCCTCCGGGGAGCCGGGGGCCGCCGCCGTTCTCCCGTCGCGCCTTCCTACCGACTCATTCTTACTCGGCGCCCGCAAGGAGAGGGGCGTCCGGGGCCGGTCGCCATGGTCCCGCACGGACCGGGGGGGATGGGAAGGCCCACCGAAGCCACATTTTGCACGTATACTACGGGCAACCCCGACGTTGTTCCCGGAAAATGATCTGCAAAAAGGCTTCCCCTtttttgatggattttttttctttggcgtGCTTGTTTTAGGTGCACCCGCTGTACATGTGCGACGCCAGCGCTTTGGAAAAGACCTTCAACGTGACCAAGTGCATGGTGCCCGAACACTTTGAGAAGACCATTTTCCTCAGCGCCATGTACACCTTCACCGTCATCACCATCCTCCTCTGCATCGCCGAGATCTTTGAGATCCTCTGCAGGCGGCTGGGCTATCTCAACAACCAATGACCCTTTGGACGCGCAAAGCGTGgcccccgcccccgccgccgccgccaccaccaccaccgccgcgtCCCCGCCTCTCGCCCTCTCGTCAGCCTCGCGCTTAGCGGCCGTTGGACTCGCGCGAAGCGGGAAGCCCACGTGGCCGGTCCCAAATAGTACAGCTTTCCTCGAGGGAGGTCGTCATTTCGCGGGGGCCGCCGGGAGGATGCGCGTCGTCGGGAGGCGGCGCCCTAACCGCCCGCTCCTCCGTGAGGAGGCCTCTTGGATCCGGATTGTGGGATCGTCTTTGCTCGTGacggcgtgtgcgtgtgtgcgtgtgtgcgtgcgtgcgtgcgtgcctgcgtgagtctgtgtgcgtgtgtgtgtgtatacgtgcgtGAGGTGAGGGTGGGAGGGCGCGGCTTCCAACCTTCCGTCAACTCTTCCACACCCAAAAGGAGACGCCTTTAGCTCGGCAACGTCTCCAAAAACAGAAATGATGAGTGATTAGGGTCGTATCCAATTCTTCCCTTTTCAAACGGTTTGTCACAAATCCTCGTTTACTTTCCAGAAATTGCCCGTCTTTGCGACAAAATATGCCGAGAGAGCTCGGCGTGAAGGAAACATGCAAAAGGTGCTCTTAGCTCATGTCATTTTCATCCAACGACACCAGACTTGCAAACATCAGAAGCTTTCGCTCTCACTCCCAAGACGATTGATGACGCTTCACATAACgccgtttttattttcttaatcaGACATCCATCCAACTTTTGTTGTTAAGGTTTCATCTGTTTTTCATCTCAGGTACAATTAGCAGACAAAAGTGGATCACTTTGAATGCTTTTAAAAGAGGATTTCAAGGTGCTGCTGTGTTTCTCacgtgttgtgtgtgtgtgtgtgtgtgtgtgtgtgtgtctgtgtgtgtgtgtctgtgtgtgtgtgtgtacatgtggaCGATCGTAGCACCTGGATTGTGGCCCAACTCGATTGATGCAAACATACCCGCCGAGCCCAGCTGTCAAATTGCTCATTcttcaaaatggcagccaaaacAGTTCCGGTCGAAAGCAGATCTTCCATCGTGgccatgttgtttttattttattttcattttttaaccgTTTGAAACGATGCCAATATCGTCACGGGTCTACGACATTTTTGACATTGTCATTACGGGTAGCGGCTTCACACAACCTCGCTCAGCTATTAgccatctatctatctatctatctgtgatCATTTGTCACAGAATTTGCTGCGTCGCTGGCGGATGGAAACGACAACGTCAAACCTCCGGGTCGCGGCCGGCGGGTCGCCCGCccagcgagcaaacccggcgactACTACCTCAGCAACCGAGTCGACGTGGACGTACGAGCCAAGGCGCGACCGTAGTGAGCGGCTAGCCCCGGCGGCCGAGAGCTTTGAGATGCTAAATTGGACGGCGGCTAGCCCCAAAGTTCTAGCTAGAGGGTGCTAACGTAGCTAGCGCTTCAGCTAATTTGTTCAACGTGTGGAATCAGTCACTGACTTCATACAtttcaaatatacatttttacattgtgGACTTCTATCCAATAATGACACATGTTGCGtgattgtaaaattcaacttttattttattttttttaaccgttgAGGTCTGTTTTTGTTTAACGTCCTTCGATTTGCGCAAAGTACTACTTCGTGTTTGATTGTCACCAGAAAGAGGCAAATGTCACCAGAGAAAAACTTCAATAAAAAgtatcttttcattcatttgggtATTCTTCAAGTTGCCAATGTCACAATTTGTATTCTCATCTCGCTTTGCAGTAGGCTTTGGTCTGGGACTATCCCTATCCAATATGGCCGCCGCGCCCGTCCCACTCAGCCGAGTTTCCGCCGAGCGAGCGCCGGCCAATCGCGTCTTCTCTTCCTGTCCGTGGCGGACAAAACGCCGAGTGACGTCACTGGAAAGACACGCGGAAGTGAAAGGAGCACTGGCGTCTGCGTTTGAATAACAACAAGAGGCAGACGCAGACGCAGACGAAAACTGAGACGAAGACGATAACTAAGACGACGACGATAACTAAGACGAAGACGATAACTAAGACGAAGACGAACGAGAGAGAGGAGCAGCAAGTCCCTCGAGCGTCTTGCTATCGGACGCCATGGCGGCACCGGCCCAGCTCAGAGCCGTCCAGCACCACCTGCGAACCGCGCAGGAACACGAAAAGCGCGACCCGGTGGTGGCGTACTACTGTGAGTGTCACGCTAGCTTAGCCCATGggctaacttttttttccctccgggTGGGGTTACCTCAGCTGAGTAGCGACTAGCGTCTCACCTGCGCTTTCACCGGCTCGTTAAGCTCATTTACAAGGGTCGCGTGCGACCTGTATATTTCAAAGCCAATGCTTGGCAGAGTGGCAATTCAACTCCGTCACGTGATTAGCCGTGCCTTCAAGTTAGCCAAGGGTCTTCGCGAGCATCTTGACGTCGAAGCATGACGTAGTTCAGAGACAATTCCAATTGCATCGACTCCTCTTCAGCGAGTCGGACACCTGAGCCGACCTGTCTGACGACGTTGTTGTCGCAGGAGAGGAATGTACCTCAGTTGGCCGGACTTGAGACGCGTTGACACTTTTCGCTGCCGAAATCCGGGAAACTGTAACGGACATGTTTTAATAAAACATGTCCGTTACAGTTTCCCGGATTGTTTCTCGCTCGGACTTGCTTGCACATTGAACATTTGAACATCTCAAGCAGCAGTAGTTGCGTGGGGGTTCGGCAAGAACCGCTCGAAAATCGGACCGCGAGGTGTcgacggccgccgccgccgctcacgGTTCGACCTGGTTCGTGCCGTGTTTGAGCGTCTaacgcaggggtagggaacctatggctcgggagccacatgtggctctttcgatgggtgcatctggctcttcgctaacctgtgagctaaaatatggaacgtccagtgctgctttagtcttcttttgcattagactctgctagaatgcatactctcattgactagcaactgcataagaatgttgtcaaaagtattctattttttccactttaaaagtggtgaaattactcaaataaaagacacccatttacatgtattttgacttttaaattcggagtatggctctcaaggaataacattagaaaatatgaattgtttatggctctctttggcaaaaaggttcccgacccctggtctaacgcAAAGGCATCTGTGTTTCCACGACTCCTCGCAGGTCGCCTCTACGCCATGCAGAACGGGATGAAGCTGGACAGCAAAACTCCAGAGTGCCGCAAGTTCCTGGTCAAGCTGATGGATCAACTCGAGTCGGTCGGTCTCTCGTCTCCTCGCGTGGCACTAACTCCCCAACGCTCTTCCGGGATGTTTCGGATTCCCCGAGTCAAAGCTCAAATGAAAAGGGAAACGGACGAGGGGAGCCCACGTTTATGAAGCCATTGGTCGTTGTGGGCGAGCGCCACATTTCCAGCCTCGCAAGGTTTCCAAGTCCTCCCGTGTTAAGCGGACGACGGAAGGCCGCGAGCCAACGACAGTGCGAGCTGTAGTcgacgcgcgcgcgcgcgcacgcaGCTGCTCTTCATTAATGTCACACGTGCGGCGAATGGAAACATCTCCCGGCAGGAAACACGCATCCGCCGCTTTCATCTTTGTCCTCCAGCTGCGCCGCTCTGGTCACGGACACGCTAAATATG contains:
- the gje1a gene encoding gap junction epsilon-1 protein isoform X1 — translated: MNNTPPGLRLLRPPTVIGQFHTLFFGSVRMFFLGVLGFAVYGNEALHFSCDPDRRELNLFCYNQFRPITPQVFWALQLVTVLVPGAVFHLYAACKNIDQEEILERPIYTVFYIISVLLRIILEVIAFWLQSHLFGFQVHPLYMCDASALEKTFNVTKCMVPEHFEKTIFLSAMYTFTVITILLCIAEIFEILCRRLGYLNNQ
- the nmbr gene encoding neuromedin-B receptor isoform X2, with translation MDQKLLRQLGLNSSEESDPGRSPAVAEERTAYAAVRGVMTASYSLIVLVGVLGNGALLKILASSGAVRSVPNVLIGSLAAGDLLLLVTCVPLDAFRFFSQDWLLGEAACKLLPAVQLTSVGVSVFTLTALSADRYKAIVKPMDVQASGALARTCAKAAAIWVLSVALAVPEALFSQVVSMQGQRGSENVTFLNCVPYPLSDQTHPKVHAVLLFAVYFLFPLVVISVYYYHIARTLMRSARDMPGELSEHTKRQVEARKRLAKIVLVFVVVFATCWLPNHLIYLYRSFRYQRTDLSLAHLLLTLLARVLSFSSSCVNPLALYLLSDGFRRRFNSQMRCGDSGGGVRHERRASYQHSTSHVRLTSIKKAPPTVIGDRREV
- the nmbr gene encoding neuromedin-B receptor isoform X1, whose product is MDQKLLRQLGLNSSEESDPGRSPAVAEERTAYAAVRGVMTASYSLIVLVGVLGNGALLKILASSGAVRSVPNVLIGSLAAGDLLLLVTCVPLDAFRFFSQDWLLGEAACKLLPAVQLTSVGVSVFTLTALSADRYKAIVKPMDVQASGALARTCAKAAAIWVLSVALAVPEALFSQVVSMQGQRGSENVTFLNCVPYPLSDQTHPKVHAVLLFAVYFLFPLVVISVYYYHIARTLMRSARDMPGELSEHTKRQVEARKRLAKIVLVFVVVFATCWLPNHLIYLYRSFRYQRTDLSLAHLLLTLLARVLSFSSSCVNPLALYLLSDGFRRRFNRLPPPVDEEKKNGRDKLAASTRTSFQSRELTAVQFVPPNGECRCANVAFAVPLCQPNAMRRQRRRRASRASGQLPAQHLSRTFDLHQKGPAHRHRRPPGSLTGRRASVDPENRKVT
- the gje1a gene encoding gap junction epsilon-1 protein isoform X2 gives rise to the protein MFFLGVLGFAVYGNEALHFSCDPDRRELNLFCYNQFRPITPQVFWALQLVTVLVPGAVFHLYAACKNIDQEEILERPIYTVFYIISVLLRIILEVIAFWLQSHLFGFQVHPLYMCDASALEKTFNVTKCMVPEHFEKTIFLSAMYTFTVITILLCIAEIFEILCRRLGYLNNQ